From Streptomyces fungicidicus, one genomic window encodes:
- the nadD gene encoding nicotinate-nucleotide adenylyltransferase produces the protein MGEQDMPTGPGSGPSRQGKRRLGVMGGTFDPIHHGHLVAASEVAAQFHLDEVVFVPTGQPWQKSHRAVSAAEDRYLMTVIATAENPQFSVSRIDIDRGGPTYTVDTLRDLSALNPDTDLFFITGADALAQILTWRDSEELFSLAHFIGVTRPGHHLTDAGLPEGGVSLVEVPALAISSTDCRARVAKGEPVWYLVPDGVVRYIDKRDLYRGE, from the coding sequence ATGGGAGAGCAGGACATGCCTACCGGTCCCGGCAGCGGCCCGTCACGGCAGGGCAAACGCCGTCTGGGTGTCATGGGCGGCACCTTCGACCCGATCCACCACGGGCACCTGGTGGCCGCCAGCGAGGTCGCCGCGCAGTTCCACCTGGACGAGGTGGTCTTCGTCCCCACCGGCCAGCCCTGGCAGAAGAGCCACCGCGCGGTCTCCGCCGCCGAGGACCGCTATCTGATGACGGTCATCGCGACCGCCGAGAACCCGCAGTTCTCGGTCAGCCGCATCGACATCGACCGCGGCGGCCCCACGTACACCGTGGACACCCTGCGCGACCTGAGCGCGCTCAACCCGGACACGGACCTGTTCTTCATCACCGGCGCCGACGCCCTCGCCCAGATCCTCACCTGGCGCGACAGCGAGGAACTGTTCTCCCTGGCACACTTCATCGGCGTGACCCGGCCCGGCCACCACCTGACCGACGCCGGCCTCCCGGAGGGAGGCGTCTCGCTCGTCGAGGTTCCCGCCCTCGCCATCTCCTCGACGGACTGCCGTGCGAGAGTCGCCAAGGGGGAACCCGTCTGGTACCTGGTGCCGGACGGAGTCGTGCGCTACATCGACAAGCGCGACCTGTACCGCGGCGAGTGA
- a CDS encoding M48 family metallopeptidase — MSEGHQHDGRESVPGRQRSRFPGISSRAYEHPADRSALVALRKLSGFDTVFKALSGLLPERSLRLLFLSDSVRVSDRQFAHLNDMLRDACYILDLEKVPPMYVNQDPVPNAMCIGLDEPIIVVTTGLVELLDEEEMRAVVGHEVGHALSGHAVYRTILLFLTSLAVRVAWIPLGNFAIMAIVTALREWFRKSELSADRAGLLVGQDLRASMRGLMKIAGGNHLHEMNVDAFLEQAEEYEAGGDLRDSVLKILNVLPRSHPFTTVRAAELKKWAESRDYQRIMDGHYPRRDEDKDASVRDSWRESATAYAGEVKNSKDPLMKLVSDIAGGAGDLGGRVRRGFGGFTSPGPKSPGAGPREPGAPDAGDDAPPRDGA, encoded by the coding sequence ATGTCCGAAGGCCATCAGCACGACGGGCGGGAGAGCGTGCCCGGCAGGCAGCGCAGCCGCTTCCCCGGCATCTCCTCGCGTGCGTACGAACATCCGGCCGACCGCTCGGCGCTGGTGGCGCTGCGCAAGCTGAGCGGCTTCGACACGGTGTTCAAGGCGCTGAGCGGCCTGCTGCCCGAGCGGAGCCTGCGGCTGCTGTTCCTGTCCGACTCGGTGCGGGTCTCGGACCGGCAGTTCGCGCACCTCAACGACATGCTGCGGGACGCCTGCTACATCCTGGACCTGGAGAAGGTCCCGCCGATGTACGTCAACCAGGACCCGGTGCCGAACGCGATGTGCATCGGCCTGGACGAGCCGATCATCGTGGTGACCACGGGCCTGGTGGAACTGCTCGACGAGGAGGAGATGCGGGCCGTCGTCGGGCACGAGGTCGGGCACGCGCTGTCCGGGCACGCGGTGTACCGGACGATACTGCTGTTCCTGACGTCGCTGGCGGTGCGGGTCGCGTGGATCCCGCTCGGCAACTTCGCGATCATGGCGATCGTGACGGCGCTGCGCGAGTGGTTCCGCAAGTCGGAGCTGTCCGCGGACCGCGCGGGGCTGCTGGTCGGCCAGGATCTGCGCGCCTCGATGCGCGGCCTGATGAAGATCGCGGGCGGCAACCACCTCCATGAGATGAACGTGGACGCGTTCCTGGAGCAGGCCGAGGAGTACGAGGCCGGGGGCGATCTGCGCGACTCGGTGCTGAAGATCCTCAACGTGCTGCCGCGCTCCCACCCGTTCACCACGGTGCGGGCGGCCGAGCTGAAGAAGTGGGCGGAGTCCCGCGATTACCAGCGGATCATGGACGGCCACTACCCGCGCCGCGACGAGGACAAGGACGCCTCGGTGCGGGACTCCTGGCGGGAGTCGGCGACGGCCTACGCCGGTGAGGTGAAGAACTCCAAGGACCCGCTGATGAAGCTGGTCAGCGACATCGCGGGCGGCGCCGGGGACCTGGGCGGCCGGGTGCGCCGCGGCTTCGGCGGTTTCACCTCGCCGGGGCCGAAGTCCCCGGGCGCGGGTCCGCGGGAGCCGGGTGCGCCGGACGCCGGGGACGACGCGCCGCCGCGCGACGGCGCGTAG
- a CDS encoding SCO2583 family membrane protein: MGGPSDPPEGTPEGAPGGGEDEYRSVVFDESFVRAARLQEYSARERITDHAPAVRRRPPLRRSGLSRQALILVVLIAVAFGTAVYMGVRHPYRNPAAESPAEPLRTTVIPLAPQGKVPGATNVEQLYAHSPAAQFRPGAEGVPLPVSRRTAHFSDGQVVAALLTAKDYIVRSALDPGVLTGGQTRRVRVLLDSGQQDQFDQSFDRPTADGRHAPSGWLVRFDPARVKLADREIRVQGTMQAAETDSSTLEVTTDHTFVYALRPAGPDRNTEASLFTVRRELHFRFDRDDLRLHQTELVVAHVQAGPHSCAEDSAVRLRPLLAGQTAKEAAPAGTDPYATGSTPALCGSLAPGAQPKL, translated from the coding sequence GGACGAGTACCGGTCCGTCGTCTTCGACGAGTCCTTCGTCCGCGCTGCCCGGCTCCAGGAGTACTCCGCCCGGGAGCGCATCACCGACCACGCGCCCGCCGTGCGCCGCCGCCCGCCGCTGCGCCGGAGCGGACTGTCCCGGCAGGCCCTGATCCTGGTCGTGCTGATCGCCGTGGCCTTCGGCACCGCCGTCTACATGGGCGTGCGCCACCCCTACCGCAACCCCGCCGCCGAGAGCCCCGCCGAACCGCTGCGGACGACCGTGATCCCGCTCGCCCCGCAGGGCAAGGTCCCCGGCGCCACCAACGTCGAACAGCTCTACGCGCACAGTCCGGCGGCGCAGTTCCGGCCCGGCGCCGAGGGTGTGCCGCTGCCGGTGTCCCGGCGCACCGCGCACTTCTCCGACGGCCAGGTGGTGGCCGCGCTGCTCACCGCGAAGGACTACATCGTGCGGTCCGCCCTCGACCCGGGCGTGCTCACCGGCGGCCAGACCCGCCGCGTCCGGGTGCTCCTCGACTCCGGCCAGCAGGACCAGTTCGACCAGAGCTTCGACCGGCCCACCGCCGACGGCCGGCACGCGCCCTCCGGCTGGCTGGTCCGCTTCGACCCCGCCCGGGTGAAGCTGGCCGACCGGGAGATCCGGGTGCAGGGCACCATGCAGGCCGCCGAGACCGACTCCTCCACCCTCGAGGTCACCACGGACCACACGTTCGTCTACGCGCTGCGCCCGGCCGGCCCGGACCGGAACACCGAGGCCTCGCTGTTCACGGTCCGGCGCGAGCTGCACTTCCGCTTCGACCGCGACGACCTGCGCCTGCACCAGACCGAACTCGTCGTCGCCCACGTCCAGGCCGGCCCGCACTCCTGCGCCGAGGACTCCGCCGTCCGGCTGCGCCCCCTGCTGGCCGGCCAGACGGCGAAGGAGGCCGCCCCCGCCGGCACCGACCCGTACGCCACGGGCAGCACCCCGGCCCTGTGCGGCTCCCTGGCCCCCGGCGCGCAGCCGAAACTCTGA